One genomic window of Vibrio ziniensis includes the following:
- a CDS encoding TraB/GumN family protein — protein MSVITHTLRWLLPLVVFSVHAEPLYWSATNGKISLTIIGSVHVGEPSMFPLPNNIYQTLAKSDGLIVESDTTIQQKIVYPPTTKQAAQVLSQEQLFNLDQITTKFGLNAQQIHQLPPWSAALSLQFLQLQKLGYKTKDGVDLHLMQKAAEANIPLVPLETMQFQIDLLTHQPDDGKELLISIIDDWESNEDMTHCMIESWKAGDKINLEKMMHLTEMSPEMEQAFVTNRNQDWANKLSSGKFLPTQQGQYVMIVGALHLIGKQNFIEMLEKKGFKVSQQNRSKKANCEFF, from the coding sequence ATGTCTGTAATTACTCATACTCTTCGTTGGCTACTACCTTTAGTGGTCTTTTCTGTTCATGCAGAACCTTTGTATTGGAGCGCAACAAACGGAAAAATCAGCCTCACGATTATTGGTTCAGTGCATGTTGGTGAACCTTCCATGTTCCCCCTACCTAATAATATTTATCAAACACTAGCCAAAAGTGATGGTCTTATTGTTGAGTCTGATACCACTATCCAACAGAAAATCGTTTACCCACCAACCACTAAACAAGCCGCTCAAGTGCTTTCACAAGAGCAACTGTTCAATCTCGATCAAATTACCACCAAGTTTGGATTGAACGCCCAGCAAATTCATCAGCTTCCGCCATGGAGTGCTGCTTTATCTCTACAATTTTTGCAATTACAGAAGCTCGGCTATAAGACAAAGGATGGCGTTGACCTTCATTTGATGCAAAAAGCCGCTGAAGCCAACATACCGCTAGTGCCCTTAGAAACTATGCAATTTCAAATCGATCTGCTGACCCACCAGCCTGACGACGGCAAAGAACTGTTAATCAGTATTATTGATGATTGGGAGAGCAATGAAGACATGACACATTGCATGATAGAAAGCTGGAAAGCGGGAGATAAAATAAATCTTGAAAAGATGATGCATCTTACCGAGATGTCTCCAGAAATGGAGCAAGCATTTGTGACTAACCGAAACCAAGATTGGGCAAATAAACTGAGTTCTGGAAAATTCTTACCAACGCAACAAGGTCAGTACGTGATGATCGTTGGCGCTTTACACTTAATCGGTAAACAAAACTTTATTGAAATGCTGGAGAAGAAAGGCTTCAAAGTTTCACAACAAAACCGAAGTAAAAAAGCAAACTGCGAGTTTTTTTAA
- a CDS encoding heavy metal translocating P-type ATPase yields MGHYALPLSGLNCMGCARKVERQLNSNFTVEIQSLSPTFIELEVNSPLEQVIDSIESLGYHAGNSLQFSLQGLNCGNCVNKLTKHLQSFDDIARLEVSKESLSLITSNTDAEIIDRVSQVGFKASLIAPLAEIEAKNEVIADKATEKEQSEPTPVEPIPNAANDLVNTHLLIKGMTCASCVASVEKSLLSVSGVEKAQVNLAEQTALVISNQDVTSALVAAVKQAGYQAEWVDDPEEQQKKQQQHLELIQNEHKRNAVLGLVLGVPLMAWGVFGGNMMVQTSSDQMAWSIVGLLCLALLATAGKGFFTSAWQALTHRRATMDTLVALGTGAAWFYSILVVIAPNWFPDNARHVYFEATAMIIGLISLGHYIEAKAKARTTLSLQALINLQPQQATLVTTKNGEATEQTIAIADIKQGMTLRVKPGEQSPVDGIVIEGSSYVDESMLTGEPIPVYKSASSQVSAGTINQDGSLLLQATGIGSQTMLSRIIKMVRQAQSSKPAIAKMADQISAVFVPTVVLIAIFSALIWYWFGPDPKASYMLVIATTVLIIACPCALGLATPLSVTVGVGKAAEMGILIRDANVLQSASKINTVVFDKTGTLTQGKPSVQQLITFNSNQQQVLALAYALELQSEHPLAKAVCLYAKENQISPAAISNFINLRGQGIQADHQGQAVHIGSIGYFQSLDIDLTEAEQTLETFSTNAWTPVAIALDKQLIGLIAIADPVKESAAQAIQALNEMGIHTVMLTGDNQSVANSIASKLGISQVIAQVLPDQKAQHIEELQKQNRVVAMVGDGINDAPALAQADIGIAMGSGSDVAIESAQMTLLNSSPLSVVSAIELSQATIKNMKQNLFGAFIYNTFGIPIAAGVLYPVFGFLLSPVVAGAAMALSSITVVSNANRLRLVKTRFHQS; encoded by the coding sequence ATGGGTCACTATGCACTGCCGTTATCTGGCTTAAATTGTATGGGCTGCGCACGCAAAGTTGAGCGACAGCTCAATTCGAATTTCACCGTTGAAATTCAGTCCCTTTCTCCGACTTTTATTGAGTTAGAGGTCAACTCACCGCTCGAACAAGTCATCGACAGCATCGAATCATTAGGCTACCACGCCGGCAACTCGCTGCAATTTAGCTTACAGGGATTAAATTGCGGCAATTGTGTAAACAAGCTCACCAAGCATTTGCAAAGCTTTGACGACATTGCCCGCTTGGAGGTTTCAAAAGAATCACTTTCACTGATCACTTCAAACACTGATGCTGAAATCATCGACCGTGTATCTCAGGTTGGTTTCAAAGCAAGCCTTATTGCTCCTCTAGCAGAGATAGAAGCAAAAAATGAAGTGATTGCTGACAAAGCGACTGAAAAAGAGCAATCAGAGCCAACACCTGTTGAACCAATTCCAAATGCAGCCAATGACTTAGTTAACACTCACTTGCTGATTAAAGGTATGACTTGCGCCAGTTGTGTTGCCTCAGTAGAAAAATCACTACTCTCGGTATCTGGCGTAGAGAAAGCGCAAGTTAATCTGGCAGAACAAACCGCCTTAGTGATTTCAAATCAAGATGTCACTTCCGCATTAGTCGCCGCAGTTAAACAAGCGGGTTATCAGGCTGAGTGGGTAGATGATCCAGAGGAGCAACAGAAGAAACAACAACAGCATTTAGAGCTTATTCAGAACGAGCATAAGCGAAATGCAGTTCTAGGCTTAGTCCTAGGGGTTCCTCTAATGGCTTGGGGCGTATTCGGTGGCAACATGATGGTTCAAACCAGCAGCGACCAAATGGCTTGGAGTATCGTTGGGTTATTGTGCCTTGCACTCTTAGCAACCGCTGGTAAAGGTTTTTTTACTAGTGCATGGCAAGCACTGACTCACCGCCGAGCAACAATGGATACCTTAGTTGCACTCGGTACAGGAGCCGCGTGGTTCTACTCGATTTTGGTTGTGATTGCGCCAAACTGGTTTCCTGATAACGCGCGTCATGTCTATTTTGAAGCCACAGCGATGATCATTGGCTTAATCTCTTTGGGTCATTACATAGAAGCCAAAGCCAAAGCGAGAACTACTCTATCACTTCAAGCTCTGATTAATTTGCAGCCACAACAAGCAACCTTAGTCACAACGAAAAATGGGGAAGCTACCGAGCAAACCATCGCTATCGCTGACATCAAACAAGGTATGACGTTACGAGTAAAACCCGGTGAGCAGTCTCCGGTTGATGGTATCGTCATTGAAGGCAGCTCTTACGTAGATGAGTCAATGCTTACTGGCGAACCTATCCCAGTTTATAAATCAGCATCAAGCCAAGTCTCTGCAGGAACCATTAATCAAGACGGTAGCTTATTGTTACAAGCGACCGGTATTGGTTCACAAACTATGCTCTCTCGCATCATCAAAATGGTTCGTCAGGCGCAAAGCAGTAAACCAGCTATTGCTAAAATGGCAGACCAAATCTCGGCCGTTTTTGTGCCGACTGTTGTGTTGATAGCAATTTTTTCAGCGTTAATCTGGTACTGGTTTGGTCCTGACCCCAAAGCCAGTTATATGCTGGTGATTGCCACTACAGTGCTCATCATTGCCTGTCCTTGCGCACTTGGTCTGGCAACGCCATTGTCAGTAACCGTTGGTGTTGGTAAAGCCGCAGAAATGGGCATTTTAATTCGAGATGCCAATGTTCTTCAGTCAGCTAGCAAAATCAATACTGTGGTATTTGATAAAACAGGTACGCTCACACAAGGTAAACCAAGCGTTCAGCAGCTCATTACCTTTAATTCAAACCAACAGCAGGTCTTGGCTTTGGCCTACGCTTTGGAGCTACAATCCGAGCATCCTTTAGCCAAAGCGGTTTGCCTCTACGCAAAAGAGAATCAAATATCCCCAGCGGCCATAAGTAACTTCATCAACTTACGCGGACAAGGCATTCAAGCCGACCATCAAGGGCAAGCAGTACATATTGGGTCTATCGGCTATTTCCAATCTTTAGATATCGATTTAACCGAAGCAGAACAAACCCTAGAGACTTTTTCAACCAACGCTTGGACTCCTGTCGCTATTGCCCTCGACAAACAGCTTATAGGTCTGATTGCGATTGCCGACCCGGTAAAAGAAAGTGCTGCGCAAGCTATCCAAGCGCTGAATGAAATGGGGATTCATACCGTTATGCTGACAGGTGATAACCAAAGTGTAGCGAACTCAATTGCAAGCAAGCTCGGTATAAGCCAAGTGATCGCTCAGGTACTTCCAGACCAAAAAGCGCAACATATTGAAGAGTTACAGAAACAAAACAGAGTTGTAGCCATGGTCGGTGATGGTATTAACGACGCGCCAGCACTTGCTCAAGCAGATATTGGTATTGCAATGGGAAGCGGCAGTGATGTTGCCATTGAGAGTGCGCAAATGACACTGCTCAACTCGTCACCACTATCGGTGGTCAGTGCTATTGAATTGTCACAAGCGACAATTAAGAACATGAAGCAAAATCTGTTCGGCGCGTTTATTTACAACACCTTTGGTATTCCGATCGCCGCAGGTGTGCTCTATCCGGTATTTGGATTCTTGCTTAGCCCAGTAGTAGCAGGGGCGGCGATGGCATTGTCATCCATTACTGTGGTGAGTAATGCAAACCGCCTAAGGCTGGTTAAAACGCGCTTTCACCAATCCTAA